A single genomic interval of Salinarchaeum sp. IM2453 harbors:
- a CDS encoding PIN domain-containing protein, with translation MKLVIDANVVISALIADSKTRELIVTLEPDLLTPAFVHDEIENYQDLIVEKSGMEPDRVAQFINLLFQYIDVVPASEFYPAIESADRAIGDTDPDDVLYLACAIACDAAIWSDDSDFVEQDLVETYSTSDVIDLFDTR, from the coding sequence ATGAAGCTAGTCATCGACGCCAATGTCGTCATCTCCGCACTCATTGCTGATTCGAAAACGCGAGAACTCATCGTCACGCTCGAACCAGACCTGTTGACACCCGCATTCGTCCATGACGAAATCGAGAACTATCAGGACCTGATCGTCGAGAAATCCGGGATGGAACCGGATCGAGTGGCACAGTTCATCAATCTTTTATTCCAGTATATCGATGTTGTCCCCGCCAGCGAGTTTTATCCAGCCATCGAGAGTGCGGACAGAGCAATTGGGGACACCGATCCGGACGATGTGCTCTATCTGGCTTGCGCGATTGCCTGCGATGCGGCCATCTGGAGCGATGATTCCGACTTCGTGGAGCAGGATCTGGTTGAGACGTACTCGACAAGTGATGTGATTGACTTGTTCGACACACGCTAG